Sequence from the Meleagris gallopavo isolate NT-WF06-2002-E0010 breed Aviagen turkey brand Nicholas breeding stock chromosome Z, Turkey_5.1, whole genome shotgun sequence genome:
TAAAACAGTACCTCTTCAAAATACTCATTACCTTGTTAGTCTGTATTACTATAGTTCTTTCAAGTCAGTTTATATTAAAGTGCTTAGTGGTCAATTATTTTCAGTCACCTGAATTCAGAAGTTAACATGAATTCCTTCAAAGAAGTCAGCTGCTAAATATGGGCAGCTTTCATCCATAGCggctttatttctgctttgctccAGTTATGAGGAATTTCACAGCTAAAGCATAGAACTGACTAGTGCAAATGCTTAGGCACAATTCGACAAAAATGGATACATTCTTTTTCTGTGCAGAAGCCATATTTTGGCTTATAGCTTGTTCCATCAATAGGCATCTCAGAGAAGCTTTAAAAAGTGCATATCTGCAAAACATGgcaaatgaacaaaagccttGAACAGTACACCTCCTAGCAACAACAGCTAGTATGTTGCTTCATCCATATTGTCATCGCTGCCAGCACCAAAGTCATCTCCGTCTTCAAAGTATGAAGAAATGTAGTCATTTTcctaaacaaaaacatattgCAGACCAAAATAATATCactatatttataaataaatatataattactATATTATCAGTCTTGTGAAGAGACAATTTATAGAAGAAACATGCTATAAACTAGTTGGGCACAAAATTTTGAATTGTTAACGTATGTTCCTTtcttgtgaaagaaaatatgaaaaattaatttttggtATCTCTGAAAGGAGAGGaaccttttaaaatgaaaatgttgtgCCCTGTTTTGATGGTGAAAATAAGTAGTTTCATGTATTGTTTGTGGCAGGACACATTCCTGTTGGCCAACTCTTTAATTCAGAGCTGTTTGGGAGTAACAAATCTAAAACACTTGCCTAACTACAACACTGTACTACAACAAGGAAAATTAATTGAACAGTGCCTTTCCTTATGGATCTCCCTCTGCTTCAGAAAAGCTGGGGACAGCCAACACACTGATTAATGACTGTGATCTGATCTGatgtaaacagaaaaataagtagaGCACCTCTTCATGTTCCTCTTCATCATATTCTTCTGGTTCTTCAGcttcttcatcatcttcaccTTCTTTATCTTTTGTTCTGTCTTTCTCATcgtcagatttttcttcttcatcatctttcttttccaactCCTGTCAGaagacattttcatttacaCCACAATCTAACATTATGGCAACAGTATACCTTCCTCACAATCAAAGTGTTATGCTGCAGTTAGCAGTAAGATGAGTAGTCTAACAATActgtacaaatattttttgtcaatATCTAAGGACAACATGATGTCAAATGCTAGAATGTTATAAGAACTTTTTTTATTGAGTGTAAGTCATCAGGCTTGAATTCTAAAAAAAAGCATATCTTGTGTAATAAATTGAGATGATTCATTCCCTTTACCATCCACTCTTGGAGCAATTCACAGTAGAAAGTGATATAATACTTGATAAAATGTAACCACAAACTATAAAGTATCTGCACCAAACTGCTGATACatcatcaagaaaaaaagacagggcTATTTCACCTTTTGGCTTTCCACTTCCACAAGGTGGGTGGTCAGCACCAAAATCACAGTCACTTTCCTCctaaattctgcttttctctctttctttgctctcaaCTTACAAATCGGTATATTTCTAATAAGAAGCAGTAAAGTGCTGAAAAAAGCATCAATTTAAATTTTCTGGATCAATTTCCACCTTCAGTTAGCTCTACTTTTCACAAGTAGGCCACACAGCTGTACTGTGAAGAACAACTGAATGATGTGTTCGGCCTTAAatagaagaaacaaacaaacaaccaaaccaaaacaaaacaaaaccaaaccagttTCTCCATTGCCAGGCCTTATCCTTCTCCTTTCCGTTGTGCTACTATATTGTAGAACTTTTCTCAGTCAAGGTAACAAGACCAGGCCAGAAAGGCTGATGTATTTATCCCAAAAACTTATCAGGGTATCATATATCAGAAGATTAATTTCCCTTCAGTAATTTGTGTTGTACAATCCACTAAGATTAAGCACATCTTACCTCAATCTTTTTCAACACATCCAAGTTACTTTTAGGCTCAgaattctttgccttttttggttttgcacctgctgaaataaaatactattaatataactattattttttcttgtatataaaataacaggaatatttttatttgcttttaagagCTTCTATCTTAAGGGTAGTAACTGCCATGAAAATCCTATACTCTTGTACTAAAATTACTTCAGCTCTGAGCTACATCAATCATAGAGGAATAATGGCCTGATTTATCTAAATGATGTCTATAGGGCCAGCTTGGAATTCATTTTATACAGATATTTAATGTAAGATTTGATCAAACTACAGCATTCAGCTTCACAAAATGCTCTTCACTTACCCACAATAAATTAAGACTTTAGGGAAAAGCTCCACAAATACATTGTCACTTTTTTATCATCTGAGGAGATAAAACATATGCACAAAATAATGACAGCTGGGCACttgagaaaggattttttttttttttaagtgaaaaaaaaaaggcagacaGAAGTATTTGTGAGCTCCCCTGGGGTAATGAGGTTACTGCATTTAAATGGCTTTTGGACCAGAAATGACTGCTACGTGGACAAAGCTTTTATCAAGTTATTCCCTACAATTCATCCTCATCCTACTTAATTATATGATGGAGCAAAGGTTGAAAGTATGACTCCATAAGAGCTGTCTGAATTGCAGTACTCCAAGCTTGGGAACACCTTTCTCAGTTCCAGGAGTGCAGTTTAACCAGCAGAAACAAAGAGCTCTGGGTTGAGAAATATTGTAGCAAAGCTAGAAATGTCCTGCTTCCATGATACACCTGTCTTTCCACTCCCTGCTGTACCATGCTGCCCTGCATAAAACTTATACCTTAGGGTTGTATCTAACACAATGGCTCTTCTCTGCAGGGTAAAACTGCCAGGGTAAGTTCCACACTGGTGTAGTTATATAGCTTCTGATGACCGGACAGCTACTGACCAGGCAGTAATATAAcatgcaccttttttttttttttatattacagTACACTAAATGTAGTaatgtagaaagaaaattagtaTGTGCTGATGGAAGAAGGAGATAGCTTTTCTGGAGCAGACAGTAGTCCAAAGTGGTATGTATTTTATTTGGCCCAATATCTAAGGATAGCAGCtgctaagaaaataattgcattttctcAAAAGCGTTTGTCATAACACTCTGTTCACTTCAGTAATTTGCCCAGGAAGAGTTTAAATGACAAAAGCACCACACATAGCTGAGGGAAGTCAAGCTGCTCTGTAATAATGTATGAACACATACATCAAAGCAAATACACCCAGAATGAAGGAGGCCTTTAAGAAGTGTGATTTGAAATGACCATCTCTGCACAAACACCTGCAGACTTTCAGAGATAATGTCTATAAACAGCTTGGAAGTAAAAAAAGATATGCAAAAGCCTTCACTAAATGGTGGGAATCTCTGTAATATTACAGACACAGGCACACCGTTTGAATGTAGAACTTTAAGCAAAATAGCAAGGCAATacaatctattttcttttaaactgcaGTTCTTATAGTGCTTTGTCTTACATGAGTAAATCTGATTGCTGTATACATATGCATAGAGGAAGTGAAGCCAGCttactgtttgtgttttttttttaattttggtttgGANNNNNNNNNNNNNNNNNNNNNNNNNNNNNNNNNNNNNNNNNNNNNNNNNNNNNNNNNNNNNNNNNNNNNNNNNNNNNNNNNNNNNNNNNNNNNNNNNNNNNNNNNNNNNNNNNNNNNNNNNNNNNNNNNNNNNNNNNNNNNNNNNNNNNNNNNNNNNNNNNNNNNNNNNNNNNNNNNNNNNNNNNNNNNNNNNNNNNNNNNNNNNNNNNNNNNNNNNNNNNNNNNNNNNNNNNNNNNNNNNNNNNNNNNNNNNNNNNNNNNNNNNNNNNNNNNNNNNNNNNNNNNNNNNNNNNNNNNNNNNNNNNNNNNNNNNNNNNNNNNNNNNNNNNNNNNNNNNNNNNNNNNNNNNNNNNNNNNNNNNNNNNNNNNNNNNNNNNNNNNNNNNNNNNNNNNNNNNNNNNNNNNNNNNNNNNNNNNNNNNNNNNNNNNNNNNNNNNNNNNNNNNNNNNNNNNNNNNNNNNNNNNNNNNNNNNNNNNNNNNNNNNNNNNNNNNNNNNNNNNNNNNNNNNNNNNNNNNNNNNNNNNNNNNNNNNNNNNNNNNNNNNNNNNNNNNNNNNNNNNNNNNNNNNNNNNNNNNNNNNNNNNNNNNNNNNNNNNNNNNNNNNNNNNNNNNNNNNNNNNNNNNNNNNNNNNNNNNNNNNNNNNNNNNNNgtttggatttttttttttttttttgaggcatTGCTGATATTTCAGATATTGTGGTCCACAGCCTAGCCTAAGTGTGAGAGATATAAAATCCTACCTAAAGTTATGTCAGTAAATGACGTGGCCAGCTGTTAAGTTAAAACACTCAGGGAAGTCATAAAGGGGGTCAAAATGAAGCTAACCCTGCACATATAGTGTAATGAACCAAGAACCACTCCTGTGATCTTTGATGATAGAATTGTAGGAAACCTGTCTGTGTATCAGTGCAGATAAAATTCACTTCACTCCCTCACCTTTGATCCACTCGATTCTGAAGTGTCACCCAACATGGGTGtcatcaaaacaaaaagtaacaTGACTTCTGTATGATCTCAATGTCACCAAGATTCCCCTCAAAAAACCTGAAACCTCatgatttttgcttttagaGAAATAGGTTTTTTACCCAGTCAAATCAAGGTGATCAGGTGATCTTTGCTGTTACAAATATGtaagaaaatgtacttttaagAGCAAATTGAGAAACATGCACAGAAGACGGTGGAAATAAAGAACACATTGATCAGTGATTCTTTGTGATAATCAGAATGTTAGTATATCAAAGGGATACTGGATTGGCATTTATGATTGCATAGAATCTTGGGGAGTTTATTATTGCCTGCAGGCAAAAGCCAGTgcaatttcctcttttttaaaaaagaaaatggatatgTACTCATTTCTTCTTGAGGGATTTTGCAAATAAGTAGTTAATTTCAATTGAATCTTGCTGTCTACCTTTATTACCATGCTTCTCAATGAcactcttaaaagaaaaaagcttccaGCTGAGCCAGTCTCCATGACTACTGCACattccccttcctttttctattttatccTTGAACTGAAAAATGACATATGAAGGACTTGGACAAAGAGAGCAAGAAAGTAAACAATTGTATGTAACAGACAGCTAGATACAGGAGGCCAAGTGTTGTTTCACATCAACAAAGCAACAGACTTCTATAGAGAACTAAAAATAATAGTCATGcatactggaaaacaaaaacactcttaaaaatgaatacaCTTCTGATGCTGTACaataaaaagatttcttttccttaaagaGCAACCAATACCAGCTCCAACTGCTGTTGAAGGATCTGGTTCACaattctgcagaagaaaataaacaaaaaaagtaaaaccagagaaatagaaaataaccTACATTAAATTACATATAAAAGATCTAAAAAAATACAAGTCAACAAAATAATATACAATTTAATTGAGAAACcaaaaatttgaagaaaatctgAACAGCTAGCTATTCGTTAAATAGAAGATGgactgcaaaacaaaaagatttttgcttttttaatctTCTAATATTACATATTAGCAGCTAGCAAATTATTAAAAGCCAGGCAATCTActaaattatttagaaaataatctACCAAAATCCCTATTCATTAGGTCTATCTAACCAGCTCTAGCATGTCttcttaaaatcttttaaaatctttaaaaatacataatctaccttttttcatctttttccttgGCTTCATCTCTCTTGGGAGTCTTCTCCAATCTGTACAGAAAGTAGCTTTAATACTTATAAAC
This genomic interval carries:
- the POLR3G gene encoding DNA-directed RNA polymerase III subunit RPC7, which produces MAGSGRGRGRASFTFNIEAIGFSKGAVLPDVVCKPPPLFPSTDNKPVPLKTGEDEDYMLALKQDFRGAMKKMPYFLAVEEDHEAIERYSKKYMDDEKEHAAWTPDWRRLPREMKPRKKMKKAGAKPKKAKNSEPKSNLDVLKKIEELEKKDDEEEKSDDEKDRTKDKEGEDDEEAEEPEEYDEEEHEEENDYISSYFEDGDDFGAGSDDNMDEATY